The Xanthomonas indica genome has a segment encoding these proteins:
- a CDS encoding ATP-binding cassette domain-containing protein, translating to MIVADNLHKAFKTRAGAVQAVQGVSFQAADGQITGLLGPNGAGKTTTLRMLYTLMAPDQGQVRVDGVDVGQDPMAVRRALGVLPDARGVYKRLTARENIAYFGELHGLSTARIAERTRLLSKALDMDDILDRQTEGFSQGQRTKTAIARALVHDPRNVILDEPTNGLDVMTTRALRGFLRELREEGRCVIFSSHIMQEVAALCDRIVIIAKGTVVAAGTADELRALTGEPNLEDAFVKAIGSDEGLHA from the coding sequence ATGATCGTCGCCGACAATCTGCACAAGGCATTCAAGACCCGCGCCGGCGCCGTGCAGGCCGTGCAAGGGGTCAGCTTCCAGGCCGCCGACGGCCAGATCACCGGTTTGCTCGGCCCCAACGGCGCCGGCAAGACCACCACCTTGCGCATGCTGTACACGCTGATGGCGCCGGACCAGGGCCAGGTGCGCGTGGACGGCGTCGACGTGGGCCAGGATCCGATGGCGGTGCGGCGCGCGCTGGGCGTGCTGCCGGATGCGCGTGGCGTGTACAAGCGGCTGACCGCGCGCGAGAACATCGCCTACTTCGGCGAGCTGCACGGACTGTCGACGGCCCGTATCGCCGAGCGCACGCGGCTGCTGTCGAAGGCGCTGGACATGGACGACATCCTCGACCGCCAGACCGAAGGCTTCAGCCAGGGCCAGCGCACCAAGACCGCGATCGCCCGCGCGCTGGTCCACGACCCGCGCAACGTGATCCTGGACGAACCCACCAACGGCCTGGACGTGATGACCACGCGGGCGCTGCGCGGGTTCCTGCGCGAGCTGCGCGAGGAAGGGCGCTGCGTGATCTTTTCCAGCCACATCATGCAAGAGGTGGCGGCGCTGTGCGATCGCATCGTGATCATCGCCAAGGGCACGGTGGTGGCCGCCGGCACCGCTGACGAACTGCGCGCCCTCACCGGCGAACCCAATCTGGAAGACGCCTTCGTCAAGGCGATCGGCAGCGACGAGGGACTGCACGCATGA
- a CDS encoding alpha/beta fold hydrolase: MRHPSRPFAIAAATLLLAACQAAQAPTPQSSERSYGALRFHPCTLTNPVASNNVPAQCARMAVAENPAAPNGRKIELNIAWLPITGEGGSDPDPVFFLAGGPGQAATQVASIVDMALRETRKRRDVFLIDQRGTGQSNPLSCLGPDGKEMPLADPARAPTANELVDYARRCAQSLQGRADPRYYTTTQAIGDLDAVRAALGVDKINLIGGSYGTRVAQQYARRYAPHVRSVVIDGVAPNDLVVGGEFATTFEDAIALQAEQCKADPACAKRFPTDTRTQLRAVVERLRQAPVEVDYRDPASGESRHDRVTADTVTSLAFSFSYAPQTASLLPLVLDEAANGRYGPLMSLARMMGGQLDGQMNRGMQWSVICAEDADRYRAPQTHDTLLGPDVAQMFFAPCPVWPTGTRPADFTAPFTSTLPVLLTSGQLDPVTPPRYAERVLKGLPNGRHLVVRGQGHGTMTLGCMPKLLGQFFETADAKHLDATCLDAMSGVPAFTSFNGWEP, translated from the coding sequence ATGCGACACCCCTCCCGGCCGTTCGCCATCGCGGCGGCGACCCTGTTGCTCGCCGCCTGTCAGGCGGCCCAGGCACCGACGCCGCAATCGTCCGAACGCAGCTATGGCGCGCTGCGCTTCCACCCGTGCACGCTGACCAATCCGGTGGCCTCCAACAACGTGCCGGCGCAGTGCGCGCGCATGGCGGTGGCGGAGAATCCGGCGGCGCCGAACGGCCGCAAGATCGAACTCAACATCGCCTGGCTGCCGATCACCGGCGAGGGCGGCAGCGACCCGGATCCGGTGTTCTTCCTCGCCGGCGGTCCCGGCCAGGCCGCCACCCAGGTCGCCAGCATCGTCGACATGGCGCTGCGCGAAACCCGCAAGCGCCGCGACGTGTTCCTGATCGACCAGCGCGGTACCGGCCAGTCCAATCCGTTGAGCTGCCTGGGCCCGGACGGCAAGGAGATGCCGCTGGCCGATCCGGCGCGCGCGCCCACCGCGAACGAACTGGTCGACTACGCCCGCCGCTGCGCGCAGTCGCTGCAGGGGCGCGCCGATCCGCGCTACTACACCACCACCCAGGCGATCGGCGATCTGGATGCAGTGCGCGCCGCATTGGGCGTGGATAAGATCAACCTGATCGGCGGTTCCTACGGCACCCGCGTCGCCCAGCAGTACGCGCGCCGCTACGCGCCGCACGTGCGCAGCGTGGTCATCGATGGCGTGGCGCCGAACGATCTGGTGGTCGGCGGCGAGTTCGCCACCACCTTCGAGGATGCCATCGCCCTGCAGGCCGAGCAGTGCAAGGCCGACCCTGCCTGCGCCAAGCGCTTCCCCACCGATACCCGCACGCAGTTGCGCGCGGTGGTGGAGCGGCTGCGGCAGGCGCCGGTGGAGGTGGACTACCGCGATCCGGCCAGCGGCGAGAGCCGCCACGACCGGGTCACCGCCGACACCGTCACCAGCCTGGCGTTCTCGTTCTCCTACGCGCCGCAGACCGCGTCGCTGCTGCCGCTGGTGCTGGACGAAGCCGCCAACGGCCGCTACGGGCCGCTGATGTCGCTGGCGCGGATGATGGGCGGGCAACTGGACGGGCAGATGAACCGCGGCATGCAGTGGTCGGTGATCTGCGCCGAGGACGCCGACCGCTATCGCGCGCCGCAGACCCACGACACGCTGCTCGGCCCGGACGTGGCGCAGATGTTCTTCGCGCCCTGCCCGGTGTGGCCGACCGGCACCCGGCCGGCTGACTTCACCGCGCCATTCACCTCCACTTTGCCGGTGCTGCTGACCTCCGGCCAGCTGGATCCGGTGACGCCGCCGCGTTACGCCGAGCGCGTGCTGAAGGGCCTGCCCAACGGCCGCCACCTGGTGGTGCGCGGCCAGGGCCACGGCACCATGACCCTGGGCTGCATGCCCAAGCTGCTCGGCCAGTTCTTCGAGACCGCCGATGCCAAGCACCTCGATGCCACCTGCCTGGACGCGATGAGCGGCGTGCCGGCCTTCACTTCATTCAACGGATGGGAACCATGA
- a CDS encoding helix-turn-helix transcriptional regulator → MNSRIRELREAHGWSQGELGERLGVSRQTINALETGKYDPSLPLAFRIARLFAHSIEQVFLFDEAE, encoded by the coding sequence ATGAACAGCCGCATCCGCGAACTGCGCGAGGCGCACGGCTGGTCGCAGGGCGAACTGGGCGAGCGGCTGGGCGTGTCGCGACAGACCATCAATGCGCTGGAGACCGGCAAGTACGATCCGAGCCTGCCGCTGGCGTTCCGTATCGCGCGGCTGTTCGCGCACAGCATCGAGCAGGTGTTCCTGTTCGATGAGGCCGAGTAA